Part of the Lotus japonicus ecotype B-129 chromosome 6, LjGifu_v1.2 genome, tgttattatctttaaattttacaattagtatcaaatagtcttagaCTTATTGTCCCATGGGTCAACCCGGTcacgtcctacatagacccgttcaaaattggacccgcataataTCGGATTGCTTCGGATTTAGGGACGGGTTATGGTCTATGAATTGACCTGGTCAATATTTAGGGTCGGGTTAGGGTTAACTAAAACCtgtcccaacccgtcccttaTACACCCTTGTAAGTCTAGTTTGTTTATAGACCAACAACTGTTGTCCTGTTGCTATACTAACTACTAATCACAAactccttttcaaaaaaaaatacaatcacAATCTCTCAAATATTGTAATTAGCTTTTTAATGAACTTAATTTCTAGCTAGCACcctcaaattttttttgaaacacgTCCTCAATTTGTGACCATGTGCGAGTGGTTGGATGTAGACGTATGATAAATGTTGGGTCcgactaatttttttttattcatcagaAAACTTGGGTCCGACTAATTAGGATAACACGTGTAATTTAGTATGGGACATTTTAGTTATTGTTTGACATTTGAGCATATGGTTGaattaaaaacttttttttgaCAGCATGGTTGAATTAAAAACTTAGAGAATATAATTACGacatttgaaattatttaaataaatttatttactatttttttaaataaaatacataTTAGTGGCAGATATtgataaaatttataattaatttttttttgtacatcggaaaatatcATTAGCTATTATTTAtgaatatattattaaatttcatcaattgtttgatttttcttgtACTGATACGGGCGTATCAGCTTTATGATGTATTGGGCTTCTCATTATTTGTACAGTAATTGGGCCGGGCGACCCATGATCCCAAGCGGGTCAAAATCATATTATAAATATGAGACACCACCCAGGCGGTGGGGGATCCGACTCTTTTACACAATTTCtgactttctctctttctctcttggcTTTCTGATTTGCTTAGCCCTTCTTCTTTagttctataccggaacattggcgcccaccgtggggcttCTGTAAAATAAATCCCCACTACCATAAACAAGAGGCTATGTGATTTCTGCTTCTGAGAGAGGAGGGCGAAcgaaattgaagaagaaaatgttcagCCCATCCCAAATAGCagtggaaaagaaaaatgaagacctgCGAAGTTGATAGCGTTGATACACCATCCATTTTTTCAGAAACCGTCATCATGACTAAGCCTGTTGGCGAACTTGATGCCACtcgcattctctctctttctctgatATTTCATATGGTTTTTTGATCCTCTTGGAAAGTTTTTCTTATGGGCTTTCCAACCCTCATTGTTCTCTTTTTAGCAGTGATTTATTTCGTATTTGATCTGTGAGTTCATTTGTGAAAATGAGGACCTTGAAAGGAAATTGGAGAAGAATTGCTTCTGGATCACGGATCTGCTTCGCCGCTTAAACAACACCAGTAAACAGATTGAGGAAAGGGAGGGCAAGCGGCGAACGGTTACCAGATAAGGTGAAAAAGAGAAGGGCGatcaagaagaagaaactgCACAACCGCCACTTAAGAGATGAAGCCACCACTTCTGAGTTGAAACCACCCACTCAATATCAACCGCCAACTCTCAATTTAAAAGATTATTTTGTCTCAACTGCCACTAAAAAAGTTGCAAGCACTCATGCTGTCTCAACCGTCACTCTGATCGAAATCGTCCATGTTCGCCCATGAGTTACATCAATCCAAATGGATTCAGGACCACTCTAAAAACGGATACGGATCCTCGTTCCTTTAAATTTTTCTTATACCTTCTGTTCAGTTTTGATTCTATTAGTTTTGTACTTTGATTACCAATAGCTGGAAATTAATTTCGTTACTCTCTTCTGTGTTTGATTCAACATGGAAAAATTGGATCAGATCAAGAAGAAATTGTGGCGAATCGGTTTGGCACGCAAACTGTTCGATGGAATTGGTGAACGATTTCTGCACTTCAACTTTGCATATGAGGCAATCTCAACACGTTTGCTGCGGCGATGGAGTTATGGCGAACGCGCTTACTGCGGGGACGTTGTTCCGGCGAGCAAGTTTTTGCTTTTGGCGGTTGAAGCTCGGCGAGCAAGGGTCGCCGACGTTGAAGTTCAGCGGCGAGCAAGTTGTCGCCGGTGTTCAAATTCGGCGAGCAAATGTCACCTATGGTTCAGATTGACGAGAGGATCCTTTTGAACGTGAACCTAGTCTAGGGCGGTGGCGAACAGGATGCGGGAAACCAAGAAAATTCAAGCATCTTGTTTAGGATCGCCCAAAGGAGATTCTGGCTTTTTTGGATTAtttctttgtgttttgtttCCTACTCTCCTTTGATTGTTTTTGCTTTAAGACTGATATCTCCATTTTTCTCATGGCATATGGTGGACCACACTTGATGGAGCGAGGCAATGGAAAATCAGAGTTGCATACTAACTGTTTGACAAAATCGGTGAACGATTTTTGCATTTCAGTTTTGCATATGATAACAAAAGATCAACTCAAACTCAACTCCCTGCTGCGCCTGCAATTTCTACTGGTTTATTCTTTCCAGACCTTATCACATTGgctctcattttctttcataATTCTATTTTGGTTTTAGTACCTGCTATATGCTTGATAAATCTCCTATGTGAATTTCAAGAAACAAAAGCCAGATGAGTGACAATTTAATCCTTTGAGCCTAATTCCTAGTGAATCTATTTCTGTTTATGATTGCCCTATATTGGTTTGGTGAATGCATATGCCGCAAGTTTGCTTTGAAAATAACCTGcataattaaaattttggttCCAATATCTAGTCCAAGTTTGCTTCTTGATTAAAACACTGTCTCTGCATAATCTGCCAGTTTGCTTGTTTGCTTTTTGCCAGTTTATGTAGCAGATAGTGCTCTGTTTTCTTATCATGTGGTTTTTGTTTATAAGCATGCCTGCTATCTGGTTCATTGCTTGCCCATTTGAGTAGTTTAAATATGAACATGCACTTATTTGCATCCGAACATGAAACTTGGCAGTTAACTTCCTAATTAGAGGTGTTTGATTTTATAACTATTTCTTTTTATGTGTTCTGGTTATTATGAGGGATAAGGCGTTGAGTTTTGAAATGTGTATCAAGTATAATCATATGTTTTGGTGCTGGTTTGGAACTTAGTTTACTACAACTAGTTAATTTATTTGAGTCCTCAAAGAATATGTTGATTTAATGATGACCTACTTGTTTGTATGAATCTGTATGTTACCTTCTGTTTCTTCACAGGCATGTAATAATTCTGGTTTGAGTTTTCTTTTGTGTTACATGGCATAAGTCTCTAGTTTATTCTATTCTAATTAAGCCTTGCAATCTGTCCTCATACTGTTGCATCTTCTTAccatttttatttgtttcatgAGCTCCACTTGAAATTTGAGGGCCAAAACTCTCCACCTTAAAGAAGGGGCATCGGAGTTGGCAGCAACTAATCTAGAAGCTGGTCACATTTTGAGGAATGCATGGAGATAACGCATTGGGTGATGAGTTGACTAAAAACAGTCAAAGCATAAAACATTATGTACAGAAAATGAAAGGAgcaacaggtatgcactcttttctctaccccaggcgggagagtttttaacgaggcacaaccttttaaaaaaatgttcaaGGGCGTAACATTTTATttgtatgcactcttttctctaccccaggcgggagagtttttaacgaggcataaccttttaaaaaaaaaatgttcaacGGCGTAACATTTTATttgtatgcactcttttctctaccccaggcgggagagtatttaacgaggcataaccttttaaaAAATGTTCAAGGGCGTAACATTTTATTTGTTCCCATGGCGGAAAcatatcaactaaggtctatcaattgggcgacgtcagacaattgagaaagagtaagtctcttaaaacaagagcatttgaccacgaattcataagcacaaccttaaattggatttaagcttgtccaaaataagcacaagtctccacgcgagcatactaatgaaatcaaatgtgagactttgatttccatgaataactaagtcaagaaatgaaaaatttgactaagttatatatacaaaggccttatgattccaaagtagttgattgaTATAAAATTCTCCAAAATCTGTGAGATTTGATCAAAAGTTATTTTACTATATACAGTAAAGAAAGATGAAATGGTTCTGAAGAAAGGTTAGTAAATGGAAATTTCGATAAGTTATATTTTTGAGCTTTGATATCTGAGACTATATTTTTCAGTTTTGATGATTTCGTGAAATAGTGTGTTAATTGGTTTATGATAGTCATATTCGAACTCTTTAGTTGGGCGATATTAAACAATATCGTCCTTTGGGCGATATTAAACAATATCATGTGTTCCATGTTATTGATTTACATTTAAgtctttaacttttattttgttttgttcaAGTTTCAAATTATTGTGCATTATTACTTGTGGTATTATGAGAGCAGGTTGTAATCATGGTTTAGGGgaagaaaaaattattcatgATAATGACAATGAGGCTGTGATTGATGCGAAGAGACGATTTGGGTCAACTTGCACACGCTACACAAAGATCAAGAAGTAACAGCAAAAGTTGAAATGACAAAGGAATGACTACTTAGTTTTTATGccttttaaattttgattttggagcCTGTGTGCCCATTATTTCCTTTGCACATTTTGGGCGTGTCAATTACTTGTTAGTCTTTGTGTAGTGTTGGGTGAGTTGATTACTTGTGGGCTCGAAAAGAAGACACACTTCGTCTTAAGACTTTTAAGActtggtgtcttgtgggcttgtgtactgATACGGGCGTATCAGCTTTATGATGTATTGGGCTTCTCATTATTTGTACAGTTATTGGGCCGGGGGACCCATGATCCCAAGCGGGTCAAAATCATGTTATAAATATGAGACACCACCCAGGCGGTGGGGGATCCGACTCTTTTACACAATTTCtgactttctctctttctctcttggcTTTCTGATTTGCTTAGCCCTTCTTCTTTagttctataccggaacattTCTATATTACTTTATTTTCCATGTGATCTTGCGCAGTAGCTTCTAAACTTGAGAATCTATTTATCTATgacttaattccagtttggacccctgatgtttcacaaatgtgcggttTGCATCCCTTGTatttaaaatgtgcggtcaaacTCCCTCATGTTTCTAAAGCAGTCGATTGAAGCCCTTCCGTCCATCTCtgtcagttgaccaaacggaaaatATAGGCTACTAATTGGTGACagaaataatccgtcacaaaaccccCCAGCCTCACACATTTCAGAATCATTACGTTCTTctccttcaaagttcaaacacgCTGCAACCAGCCACACAAGGGAATAAGTAAGTAAACTAGTATCTTATGTTTCTTCTTTGACTTCTCTAAGCCTATAAGATTGTGCAATTTTCATTTGATAATTGTCTCTTTGACAGGAAAAGTGATGGTTTGCAGGGAAGATGATCACTGCAAGCTTCTGAAACCAGAGACCCCGATCTGGTCTCTGGAATTTTGAAACCAGACTCTTAGGGAAGATGATCACTACAAGCTTCTGAACCCCCATCGCTCCAAATCCCCCAAAAACCAACCCAGATCCCAGAAACCTGTTCGTTCAGACCCATAAACCTGTTTGTTCAtcgttcagaatcaaaaacctTGTTCACCTAGAAACCTGTAAAGAAGCACAACTGCAAAGTAAATCACCACCAACATCCAGGCATCAAACATTCCAAAAATTGTATTTCCAGAAACCCAAATCGAGAGATGCGGGAAGTAGATGCGAGTGAAGCTTAGGAAACCTAGCCCCCTCCCCTCTCCTTCCAGAAATCAAACACAAAccaagaaaattaattttacccACCGATCCTTCACCTCATTCCTCCATATCCTCACCCTAGCCGTCGTCTTCCTCCTCTCATACCCACTCGAACGGATCTAGGACTCCATTATTCTCCACCATCGACTTCGTTGTTGATGTTGCTGCTGTTATTGGGGTTCAGTTATTGACTTATGGGGTTAGGGTAGTGGGTTTTGGTTCTTCCCTCTCGCCCAAAATGGTTTTATTAGAGGGATTGGTGAGAGATGGGATAGAGGTGGTGCGTCCGGTtaagaaaggaagaagaggagaaaaaggaaCAAAATTTGGCAGAGCTTGATGAtgaagttgtttgtttttctcaTCTGTCTCTATTGATTCTGATATgtatgaggaagaagaaaaaggtatttgctgaagggttttgtgacggattatttccgtcactaattagtagcctatattttatgaattaaataagtgacatgtcagcatttccgtttggtcaactgacaGAGATAGACGGAAGGGCTTCAATCGACTGCTTTAGAAACATGAGGGAGTTTGACCGCACATTTAAACACAAGGGATGCAaaccgcacatttgtgaaacatcaggggcccaaactggaattaagcctttatCTATTATATACTTCTACAAAGAATAGTTTACTTTCGCATTCCTACACCTGTTCAAAGaggttttctaaaaaaataacaataatcaaAGACTACAAATTGACAAACTCATCAAGTAAATATTGTTTCCATATTATaaataatcataaaaaattaacaGAACAAATGCTATTGTTTAAATACGCCacgtaatttttttattgaaattaatttctttCCAACCTTATTGATGTTGATTACATACCAACTTGTATAAAATAGGCTTAAATGTGTTTTCTATCTGAAAATATAGTAGATGTTGGTtttagtttataaaaaaaatatttcttagTTTTTAATCTCTGAAGGTATATATTATTATGCACAATGTGACATATATCTTTTATCAGATATGGCATAGTTCAAAAAGTTACAAGAAATATATCTTTTAGTTCGAGAAATGTTTTATATGTTCCATTTTGCTTTTtcactttaaaataaaaaattaatgtctTCTTGTcttactttttttatttatttataaaatgacTAATTGCATTCacaaatgatagctcaagtgataatgACTAAGGGGCATACAAGTTGAGTGCGGGAGGTCCAGTAATCAATTCATGAGGGTGCAATTAATTTTtcgattttttaaaaaatgacttcttgcttttaatttgtaatgtttttcaaagatttgtttcagaataattttattatttttatgcacattattaaaaataagGTGACATTTTATAAAACCgcattgatattttttttccaaaacaaacaatccctaattttattttataataattgaAGAAGCATCTATTAAACGACCAGCAATGTGAATCCTGGTACACGTAAGCTCCAGAGTAGCATGAAAAAATGTCCACATTTGTAATTTGGATGCGTGGACAGCCTTGGAGGCTAGGATAAGGTTTCATGTCTAATTTGATTTGATTACTCAGCATTGATCTCTCTATCTGTGAATGTGATGAGCAACTCGTTGCAAACCATGCATGTGTAACCAATGAATGCACCACGAATAAAGTTCGAAATAAATAAGCTTTGCCTAACCAGGCCAGGTCGTCAAATTAAATGGCTCAAAACATTAAAAACATGCTTCTTCTATGTTAAATTAATTGCATTTACCATTTGATTTGAACAAAACATTGGGAATTTGTTATTAATTTTAGGGAGGGCAGTGAAAAATACCCTTCCTCTTGTACATAACTAGTTTGTGTATGGTGTGGTCACGGAGGTCTCATGCCTGTCCTGTCCActtgattaataattaatatttatttcaaaCATCAACGCCAAAAATATCAACAAAAATATATGTGTTGTTCAAAGTGAATAGGCCAGGCTTGAGTTATTTTAACGTGTGGTCTTTCATTCAGCCCAATACAACCATTTTCAGCATGGTAAAAAAAAACCCAGCCTGTTGCTTTAGTTTTGCCCTCATGTTCATTGAGACCTTTctctttaattaaatttaaaatgtaGCAAGAAAAAAAAGAGCCCATTAGCTGAGCTGACTTGAGTACTTGACCATTGAAGTTTGATAATGATCGCGTGGTGCTGATGATCTTatgggtgcccactagggtagATCATTaatattttggtccaccggtgcaccatgCTTTATCACCATTTGATCTTGACATCTTGAAATATTCTTTAATTGAATGCTCAAGATTTGATAGAtgaaaaaagggtaaaaatgtaaATGACTCAAACACTTCTTCCCCTCCCCTTCCCTTATTGTTGCAGAACTGAATCACCGTCCAAAGCCCTCAATTCAATCTGCAATTCCATTTGTTTCATAGCTCACGGCGCCGCCGCGCCACCTACAACCAAGCCTTACCGTCCTTCTCTTTCTATTGGCCTCGCCATCAACCTCGACCCCGATTCCGACAACATCGGTAAACTTTCGTCAACACCCGCTTGAAGGTGTGGCGGTGGTGAAAGGCTTAATCTTTCAAAGATGGGTGTTTCCTCTTCATCTTCGCCATGAAGCTCTGCCTCAAAATCTCGTTCAGGTGGACTCACACCACCAGGAGCCATGACGCTGTTAGAAGCACAGCCGCTCCATCAAAGTTTCTCACCGTTGACGACATCCCAGATCTGACCCAAATCAACAGAGAGCCCAGAAAAATCGAACATAACCCATAACTATCGAAAGGATTTGAGAGAGGGAGGGATTCAGAGGAACAAAGAGACATTAGAACAATAACGAAAGAGATAAAGGTATTGGATCGTTAGGCACACACTGATAGTTGGCCGGAGATGGTTGCGCCACCGAGACGGCGAAATCAAATTCACCCTTTCTTCTAAGAAGTGTTCAGAAGAAAATGGAGAAATCAAAATTCCCACTGAAGTCAAAGAAGGAAGGCCATGGTTAGGGGGAACAAAGAgaaatcaaaattgaaaaaaaaaaaggaaggaaaaggggagaagagaaaaagtctAAAATACCCAGAGTGCAAAGTCTGAAATACCCCTAGTCCACCGGTGGACCGAAATACTAATAGCCTACCCTAGTGTAGCCCACCCTGGTGGGCACCGATCTTATGCATTGTTGTACACTTGTACTGCTTTTTAATACTTTTTTCCATAATGATATTGTTGAGTCACTACATGACTTTAATCATCAACTTGACAAGAAAATTACATCTAGTTTGGCCTAAAATTTTTgagttttaataattttattttatatttctttttcatctcatttttaaagctcattttttcttcttatctcttttTAAGAAAAATCTCACCTTCTTTTTATAACTTTATGAGCTTTTGCCCtctaaaaccgccacaaaagcAAACACAGATGTCGATTGAATGTCGAATTTTGCAGCTGTGGCCTATGAATGTACCGGAACTGTTGAATCTTGCCGTTTCAACTGAGGCAAAAGACTTTGACTGATAATGGTGGATAGAAAATTGTTAATTCACATGGTTGTCCATGCTTCTCACATCAACATCATGTGATTCATCATGATCATGTCATGAGTCACCCATGCCATACCATACCCACCACGAAACGCGTGCTCTACCAAACCTGCCAAAACCTAACCAAACCTAAGGCTCAGAGCTCGCATCAGTCAACTCCTTccatttccatttccatttccaccgcaaaaccctaccctcatgGCGGAGGAGATCCCGGTGGAGGTCATCGCCGACATCCTCTCCCGTCTTCCGGTGACCTCCCTCCTCCGATTCCGGTCAATCTCCAAGTCATGGCGCTCCCTCATCGACAGCAAACACTTCATGAAACTCCACCTCAACAACTCCCTTACCAATCCCAATCCCAATCTCACCAATCTCATCCTCCGCCACAACACCGACCTCTACCGCGCCGATTTCCCCTCCATCGGTGCCGCCGTTAACCTCAACCACCCCCTCATGTGCTACAGCAACCGCATCAACATCCTCGGCTCCTGCCACGGCCTCCTCTGCATCTGCAACGTCGCCGACGACATCGCCTTCTGGAACCCCTCCCTCCGCAAGCACCGCCTCCTCCCTTATCTCCCCACTCGCCGCACCCCGGAGCCGGAGAACACTATCTTCGCCGCCAGAGTCTACGGTTTCGGATTCGACCCCTTCGCCGCTGACTACAAGCTCGTCAGAATCTCCTACTTCGTCAACCTCCATGACCGCACCTTCGATTCGCAAGTTCGCCTCTACAGCTCCAGAACCAACGCGTGGAAAGCACTCCCCAGCATGCCGTACGCTCTCTGCTGCGCTCGCACCATGGGGGTTTTCGTCCACCATGCTCTTCACTGGGTTGTGACCCGGAAGCTTCAACCGGATCAACCCGATTTGATTATCGCGTTTGATCTCAGCCTTGAAAGCTTCTCCGAGATGCCACTTCCTGAAACGGGTTacggtgatggtgatgatgatggggAATTTGAGATTGAGGTTGCGCTTTTCGAAGGGTGCTTATGCATGATTGTGAATTACCATAGTACTAGAGTTGATGTTTGGGTGATGAAGGAATATGGATTGAAAGAGAGTTGGTGTAAGCTTTTTAGTTTGATGGAATCACCTGATTTGAGATCATTGAAATGTTTGAGGCCTTTGGGTTACTCTGTTGATGGGGTGAAGATTCTGCTAGAACACAATCGTAAGAAGCTTTGTTGGTATGACCTGAGAAGTAAACAAGTGAGTCATGTTAGGATTCCAGGAATGCCCAATTTGAATGAAGGGATGATTTGTGTCGGAAGCCTTGTGCCGCCGTCGTTACCGGTTGAAAATTGCCGGCGGCAACGCAAGCTGGGATGCGAAAATGCAAGGAAGACAAGGTACTTAAGGGACTACTACCTTGGTTTACCTGCATTTTTTCATGTATAAGATCAATTATCAATGGGCCCATCACATTTTATCCGTACTTAACTTTTTATTATATGTCAATTTGAATCCTCCTCAATAGATAATTCAAGTATGCTTTATGTTACTATGAAATGTGAATGCTTTGTGTTCTGTTTATGAGTTGACAAGGTCAACTCATGTTCTTCAGCCACCATTTTTGACCATTTGAAAAGTTGACTCTTAGACAAGGGAAGAAAGAATCAAGAATCTCAATATGgatctcttttatttttcagtTCACACTTATGTTATTAATTCGCAAGCTTATTTGGGAGTGTTGGCACTGTTCCTCCCAGCATTGACTTTTGTTTGACAACATCTCAATATTCAATTATGTGCATCTCATGATGAAATTTTTTGTTCTTTAGAAATTTGCTCACCATAAAATTTCTCTAATTTTATATCTAGTTCCTGTCAAGACTAGTGAGACCTTACCATTTTGTGATCATGTTAAGCTTACTTCTTTGAGCCTCACGTTTTTACAGGGATGACTTCCTGTCACAAGGATTCAAATTGACAttgtaagaaagaaagaaaaaaggggTAAGATGGTATGTGGCTGAGACTGGATTGATGGTACCTTCTGGAACAAGGTAGTTAAAAGCCGGATTGATGATACCTTCTGAAGTTACATCTGGTGATGAAATTAGGCGCCTTGGTTCATGGGCAGTGTTGAGTTGATCAGGAACAGGGTTACTCTTTGTTAAGACGTTTTCCTTGTGCTGCCTTGGTTTTGCACGTTTTGTCTTGTTTATCGCCAGCAAAGAAGGATAAAGAAAGGCCCTGAGTGAAACAAAGGGCTCGAGTTCC contains:
- the LOC130722919 gene encoding F-box protein CPR1-like, with product MAEEIPVEVIADILSRLPVTSLLRFRSISKSWRSLIDSKHFMKLHLNNSLTNPNPNLTNLILRHNTDLYRADFPSIGAAVNLNHPLMCYSNRINILGSCHGLLCICNVADDIAFWNPSLRKHRLLPYLPTRRTPEPENTIFAARVYGFGFDPFAADYKLVRISYFVNLHDRTFDSQVRLYSSRTNAWKALPSMPYALCCARTMGVFVHHALHWVVTRKLQPDQPDLIIAFDLSLESFSEMPLPETGYGDGDDDGEFEIEVALFEGCLCMIVNYHSTRVDVWVMKEYGLKESWCKLFSLMESPDLRSLKCLRPLGYSVDGVKILLEHNRKKLCWYDLRSKQVSHVRIPGMPNLNEGMICVGSLVPPSLPVENCRRQRKLGCENARKTRDDFLSQGFKLTL